From the Vallicoccus soli genome, one window contains:
- a CDS encoding aldehyde dehydrogenase family protein, whose product MLVGGERVGAAAGEWADVTTPSRRGQVVARVPRGRAEDVDRAVRAARAAFPAWRAQHFTVRQRALGRIADAVEEHQEELARLTALDTGNALRTQARPEAAFLAALFRYFAGVAGEVKGTVLPAGDDQLQYTRLEPLGVVGGVLPWNSPLMIAGFKVPAALAAGNTVVLKAAEDAPLTILRLAELCAEHLPPGVLNVVTGTGEEAGAPLVAHPGVDKVSFTGSTEVGKRVAVSAAERLAHVSLELGGKNPSIVFPSGVDDQLVDGLLLSARFSRQGQSCTAGSRVFLHEDVHDEVLGRLVERLRTWTVGDPLDEATDMGAIINEQQFSSVCGYLDAGREEGLTAVLGGSAPAEGPLTEGYYLTPTVLTAPGNDFRLMREEVFGPVVVVVPWRDVDDVVRMANDTHYGLAAYVWSHDLDEALTTAHRLEAGWVQVNQGGGQVAGQSYGGYKQSGLGREVSLEGMLAGFTQTKQVNVRLRS is encoded by the coding sequence ATGCTCGTCGGGGGCGAGCGGGTGGGGGCCGCGGCCGGGGAGTGGGCCGACGTCACGACGCCGTCCCGGCGCGGGCAGGTCGTCGCCCGGGTGCCGCGGGGCCGGGCCGAGGACGTCGACCGCGCGGTGCGCGCGGCCCGCGCGGCGTTCCCCGCCTGGCGGGCGCAGCACTTCACCGTCCGCCAGCGCGCCCTCGGGCGCATCGCCGACGCGGTCGAGGAGCACCAGGAGGAGCTGGCCCGCCTCACCGCGCTCGACACGGGCAACGCCCTGCGCACCCAGGCCCGCCCGGAGGCCGCGTTCCTCGCGGCGCTGTTCCGCTACTTCGCCGGCGTCGCCGGGGAGGTCAAGGGCACGGTGCTGCCCGCCGGGGACGACCAGCTGCAGTACACCCGGCTCGAGCCGCTCGGGGTCGTCGGCGGCGTCCTGCCCTGGAACTCCCCGCTCATGATCGCGGGCTTCAAGGTCCCGGCGGCGCTGGCCGCCGGCAACACCGTGGTGCTCAAGGCCGCGGAGGACGCCCCGCTGACCATCCTGCGCCTGGCCGAGCTCTGCGCCGAGCACCTGCCGCCGGGCGTGCTCAACGTCGTCACCGGCACCGGCGAGGAGGCCGGCGCGCCGCTCGTGGCCCACCCGGGCGTCGACAAGGTGTCCTTCACCGGCTCCACGGAGGTCGGCAAGCGGGTCGCCGTGAGCGCCGCGGAGCGGCTCGCGCACGTGTCGCTCGAGCTCGGCGGCAAGAACCCCTCGATCGTCTTCCCGTCCGGGGTCGACGACCAGCTCGTCGACGGCCTGCTGCTGTCCGCCCGGTTCAGCCGCCAGGGCCAGAGCTGCACCGCCGGCTCGCGCGTCTTCCTGCACGAGGACGTCCACGACGAGGTGCTCGGGCGCCTCGTCGAGCGGCTGCGCACCTGGACCGTCGGCGACCCGCTCGACGAGGCGACCGACATGGGCGCGATCATCAACGAGCAGCAGTTCTCGTCGGTGTGCGGCTACCTCGACGCCGGCCGCGAGGAGGGCCTCACCGCGGTGCTCGGCGGCAGCGCCCCGGCCGAGGGGCCGCTCACCGAGGGCTACTACCTCACCCCGACGGTCCTCACCGCCCCCGGCAACGACTTCCGCCTCATGCGCGAGGAGGTCTTCGGCCCGGTGGTCGTCGTGGTGCCGTGGCGCGACGTCGACGACGTGGTCCGGATGGCCAACGACACGCACTACGGCCTGGCGGCGTACGTCTGGAGCCACGACCTCGACGAGGCCCTCACCACGGCGCACCGCCTCGAGGCGGGGTGGGTCCAGGTCAACCAGGGCGGCGGGCAGGTCGCCGGGCAGTCGTACGGCGGCTACAAGCAGTCGGGCCTCGGGCGCGAGGTCTCGCTCGAGGGGATGCTCGCCGGCTTCACCCAGACCAAGCAGGTCAACGTCCGCCTGCGCTCCTGA
- the smpB gene encoding SsrA-binding protein SmpB, whose amino-acid sequence MKGAKAKAAAKAEGRTMVAQNRKARYDYHIEDTVEAGLVLVGTEVKSLRAGHASLVDGYAVVERGEAWLQGVHIPEYAEGTWTNHEPRRPRKLLLHRREIERLIGKTQEAGLTLVPLSLYFKDGRAKVEIAVARGKKNYDKRQALAERQAKREADRAMARRGRED is encoded by the coding sequence GTGAAGGGGGCCAAGGCGAAGGCGGCGGCGAAGGCCGAGGGGCGCACGATGGTGGCCCAGAACCGCAAGGCGCGCTACGACTACCACATCGAGGACACCGTCGAGGCGGGCCTGGTGCTGGTCGGCACCGAGGTGAAGTCGCTGCGGGCCGGGCACGCGTCGCTGGTCGACGGTTACGCGGTGGTCGAGCGCGGCGAGGCGTGGCTGCAGGGCGTGCACATCCCGGAGTACGCCGAGGGCACGTGGACGAACCACGAGCCGCGGCGCCCGCGCAAGCTGCTGCTGCACCGGCGCGAGATCGAGCGCCTGATCGGCAAGACGCAGGAGGCGGGGCTGACGCTCGTCCCGCTCTCGCTCTACTTCAAGGACGGGCGCGCCAAGGTGGAGATCGCGGTGGCGCGCGGCAAGAAGAACTACGACAAGCGCCAGGCCCTCGCCGAGCGGCAGGCCAAGCGCGAGGCGGACCGGGCGATGGCGCGCCGCGGCCGCGAGGACTAG